The Bacillota bacterium genome has a segment encoding these proteins:
- a CDS encoding formylglycine-generating enzyme family protein, whose product MLVPEMVLVKAGQFQMGDEVGDLWDGSRPVHTVTLTYDYWLGKYELTFDEYDEFCEATERPPAYDHGWDRGRRPVIYVNWRDAIAYCNWLSEVEGFQPAYNQAGELLDSDGNVTTDITKVSGYRLPTEAEWEYAASGGHEADPDEPRFLFAGSNDIDEVAWYFSNSGEYIFTGESLGYNYSNHGASHIEGMSTQEVGQKKPNQLGIYDMSGNVWEWCHDWYGNYSGEDRTNPIGASDGHTRVMRGGSWFFGVNDCRVGCRLYRSPHDKLFRLGFRIARTAS is encoded by the coding sequence ATGCTTGTTCCGGAAATGGTGTTGGTGAAAGCCGGCCAGTTTCAGATGGGCGATGAGGTGGGAGACCTGTGGGATGGATCGCGGCCAGTGCACACTGTAACCCTCACTTATGATTATTGGCTTGGCAAATATGAGTTGACCTTCGACGAGTACGATGAGTTCTGTGAGGCAACAGAAAGGCCCCCTGCCTATGACCACGGATGGGACAGAGGGCGGAGGCCAGTAATTTATGTGAACTGGCGAGATGCAATTGCCTATTGTAACTGGTTGAGCGAAGTGGAAGGGTTTCAGCCAGCATATAATCAGGCGGGCGAGCTCCTGGACTCTGATGGTAATGTAACAACTGACATCACCAAAGTGTCAGGCTACCGCCTGCCCACGGAAGCTGAATGGGAATATGCAGCATCCGGTGGCCATGAAGCTGACCCCGATGAGCCAAGGTTTTTGTTTGCCGGCAGTAATGATATTGACGAAGTGGCCTGGTATTTCAGCAACTCTGGCGAGTATATTTTTACTGGCGAATCTCTGGGTTATAATTATTCCAATCACGGGGCCTCCCATATCGAAGGAATGTCGACCCAGGAGGTGGGCCAAAAGAAACCGAACCAGCTGGGCATTTATGATATGAGCGGAAACGTGTGGGAGTGGTGTCACGATTGGTACGGGAATTATTCTGGTGAAGATAGGACCAATCCGATTGGGGCTTCGGATGGGCATACCCGTGTCATGCGAGGCGGCAGTTGGTTCTTTGGCGTCAACGACTGTCGGGTCGGGTGCAGGCTATACAGGAGCCCACATGATAAGCTTTTCCGCTTGGGTTTCCGGATTGCAAGAACGGCATCTTAA
- a CDS encoding HD domain-containing protein, with protein sequence MLNKAISIAALAHAGQVDKGHSPYILHPLRVMLAMNTELERVCAVLHDVIEDSTVTLDDLRQEKFSEEVIETLSVLTKRQNEDYDAFIDRVLMNETACRVKLADIEDNMDLNRIPNPGEKDRARLKKYKAAKERIEDRLQM encoded by the coding sequence ATGTTAAACAAAGCAATATCGATAGCTGCGCTGGCTCATGCCGGGCAGGTTGATAAGGGCCATTCTCCTTATATCCTTCATCCGTTACGGGTCATGCTGGCCATGAATACAGAACTTGAGCGAGTTTGCGCAGTGCTCCACGATGTAATCGAGGATTCAACTGTCACCTTGGATGACTTACGTCAAGAGAAGTTTTCGGAAGAAGTTATCGAAACTCTGAGTGTTTTAACTAAACGTCAGAACGAAGATTATGACGCCTTTATTGACAGGGTCCTGATGAATGAAACTGCCTGCAGAGTGAAATTGGCAGATATTGAAGACAACATGGATTTGAACAGAATACCTAATCCTGGAGAAAAAGACAGGGCGAGACTGAAAAAATATAAGGCTGCTAAAGAGCGAATTGAGGACAGATTACAAATGTAG
- a CDS encoding aminoglycoside phosphotransferase family protein yields the protein MELSLREIQAAAGAIGLKVEDGSLLGKGAANMVYALDSRHVLRVLYSEDSADRECFLKEMEVYRVLTENPALLLPRVLHWEVTGRPWAIMRRVKGLPLLNLWQTMKPNIRVELLKQLANQLRLIHGYNFDEFELSEKYLLDWPLVMAEKRDFVIKLTTRPDFPQLEPTLMQWLLACLDEEPQEAVYQPVLLHRDMHMEHIFAQGTNLTGIIDWGWSAFGPWEYDLRHLVLELSLKDMELFLNEYGVDEKFSIRKIQKYAVLAWFEGMEHAIEHNVPKLQEWLIRSCVKLMEFGE from the coding sequence GTGGAACTGAGTCTAAGAGAAATTCAGGCCGCGGCAGGGGCTATTGGCCTTAAGGTGGAAGACGGCAGCCTGTTGGGTAAGGGGGCAGCCAACATGGTGTATGCCCTGGATTCCCGTCATGTGTTGCGAGTGCTCTACAGCGAGGATTCGGCGGACCGAGAATGCTTTTTGAAGGAGATGGAGGTTTACCGGGTGCTCACCGAGAATCCTGCTCTACTGCTTCCTAGAGTGCTCCATTGGGAGGTAACTGGCCGCCCTTGGGCAATAATGCGCAGGGTAAAGGGCCTCCCCCTTTTGAACTTATGGCAAACCATGAAGCCAAACATAAGGGTAGAATTGCTCAAGCAATTGGCTAACCAGCTTCGACTGATCCACGGTTATAACTTTGATGAATTCGAGCTTTCGGAGAAATACCTGTTGGACTGGCCGCTAGTCATGGCCGAAAAGCGAGACTTTGTAATTAAACTAACAACCCGGCCAGACTTTCCTCAATTGGAACCTACTCTGATGCAGTGGCTGCTTGCCTGCCTGGATGAGGAGCCACAAGAAGCAGTTTATCAACCGGTGCTTCTCCACCGGGATATGCATATGGAGCATATATTTGCTCAAGGGACTAATCTTACTGGGATTATCGACTGGGGCTGGTCGGCTTTTGGCCCATGGGAATACGATCTCCGCCATCTGGTTCTGGAGCTGAGCTTGAAGGACATGGAGCTGTTTCTAAATGAGTATGGAGTAGATGAAAAGTTTTCTATCCGGAAAATACAGAAGTATGCAGTTTTGGCTTGGTTCGAGGGGATGGAGCATGCCATTGAGCATAATGTCCCAAAACTACAAGAGTGGCTTATCCGGTCTTGTGTAAAATTGATGGAATTTGGCGAGTAA